In Nitrospirota bacterium, the genomic window ATGGGAAGCGACGATGAGGACCTGAAAGAGACCTCTCATCTACATGCGGTTTACTTAGATAGTTTTTATATGGATAAGTTTGAGGTGACAAATGAACAATTTGCAAAGTTTCTGAATTCCATAAAGCCCCTCGAGGATAAAGCCGGACAGAGATGGAACTGGATTGTCTTAAGAAGCGATTTAGATACAGAAGAAAGAAACGCATGGTGGCCTACCGAGATTATCTACGATAAGAAGACCCAGACATACAATGCATTTCCTGGCTTTGAGAGATACCCTGTCATGTCCGTAAGCTGGTATGCGGCTTATGCGTATTGCAGGTGGGCAGGAAAGCGTCTGCCTACAGAGGCTGAATGGGAAAAGGCAGCAAGAGGAGGACTTCCCCAAAAAAGGTTTCCATGGGGCAATGAGATTCCCACAGGAGGGGTTATATTCGAAAAAAGATGGCTCCATAATGCAGTGCCTGTGCCAACCGAAAAAATAGGAAACTACCATCCAAATGGATACGGGCTTTATGATATGGCAGGCAATGTGTGGGAATGGTGCTCTGACTGGTACAGCCCGAATTACTATAAGAAGTCCCCTTATAGAAACCCAAGGGGGCCTGAGGATGGCACAGAAAAGGTTCTGAGAGGTGGCTCGTGGTTTAACTCTGCAATGTTGCTTAGGAATGCCATGAGAAACACAAGTCTGCCTGATAGCACGGATGATGCAGTTGGGTTCAGGTGTGTAATGGATGTAGAGAGATGACGCATAAGCTCCTTGCCCTGTCGATAATAGCTCTTTTTTTGTTTTCATGCAGAGGCATGCAGATAGAAAAGAAACCCGAAGAACTGCTTCTTCCCGAAAAAGAAAAACTATCTCCTGAGGTGCAACAGGAAAAATCCATGGAGGTCTTCGAGGAAATCTTAGAGCTGACCCTCGAGGAGGACAGACAGGCACAGGTTCCAAAAATGGAAATTGCATACAAAAGGATTATCAGCGAATATCCTGATTCTGTTCTTGCAGGAGAAAGCTATCTGAGGCTTATAATGATAAACCTCAATGACTACGCCCCACCTAAGATTCAGGAGGCAGAGGAGATTTATCAGGAGTTCCTTAGAAAATATCCTAACTCTTCTTTAAGGCTTACAATAGAGGACACGATAGCCCGTTTTTACTATAAGAACTATCTCTGGCAGAAACTCTTTGAGTTCTGCACGCCTCAGGTGAGAGAATTCGTTAAAAGCGGCAGGCTTAATAGCCCGTTTTTCCTTTTCCTTTTTTCAGAGGCTAATTTCAACCTTGGAGACCTCATCGAGGCAGAAAAAGGTTTTAAGATAATAAGGGAGCTATTCCCATCCTCAACAGAAGCAATTATTGCAAATGACAGGCTTAAGGAAATTAAAATAAAAAAGAGGTAACTGTGTCTGGACATTCCAAGTGGGCTCAGATTAAGCATAAAAAAGCTCATACTGATGTTAAAAAGGGCAAGGTATTCACAAAGATAGTAAAGGAGATTGCTGTTTCAGCAAGGCTTGGAGGCGGAGACCCGGAGGGAAATCCAAGGCTTAGAACTGCAATGGATAAGGCAAGGGAAGCCAATATGCCTTACGAAAACATAAAGAGGGCGATTATGAAAGGTACAGGCGAACTGCCTGGGGCTTCCTATGAAGAGGCTATTTATGAAGGATATGGCCCAGCCGGGGTTGCTATCCTCATAGAGGTCTTCACGGACAACAAAAACAGGACCGTCGCTGAGTTGAGGCATTTGATGTCAAAGGGAGGCGGAAACATAGGAGAGGCAGGCTGTGTCTCATGGATGTTTAAAAAACAGGGCTATATACTCGTTGACAAAAAGACAGTAGAGGAAGATACCCTTATGGCAGTTGCCCTCGATTCAGGAGCACTCGACATGAAGAATGACCCGAAAGAGGAAAGCTATGAGATAATCACTGCGCCTGAAGATACGATGAGGGTTAAGTCGGCATTAGAACAGGCAAAGGTTACTGTTTCGCTTTCTGAAGTAACAATGTTACCAAAGGGCTATGTTCAGCTGGATGAAAAGACAGGAGAGCAGGTAAGCAGGCTTATAGATAGCCTCGAGGAGCACGATGATGTCCAGAATGTTTATTCAAATGCTGATTTTCCGGATGAGGTCATGTTAAAACATGGGGATTGAATCCTTGAAATATGAGTGCAGTTAAATTTATAATTATTAAATGGCTTTAGCACGGGGTTTTTTTAAAAAAATCTTCCTTACTGGCTTGATTGTAGCCATACCAGGCGCAATCACAATCCTTCTGGTCATCTGGTTTTTTAATCTCATTGACAGCATTATGTCTCCGCTTTACGATAAGGCATTTGGGTATCATGTACCGGGAATAGGGTTTGTCTCTGCAATAGCTCTTATATTCATTGTAGGTGCAGTTGCAACAAATGTAATCGGTAGAAGGATTATTGGTTTTCTTGAGAGGCTTTTCTTAAAGATGCCTATATTTAAAGGTATTTATACATCCGTAAAGCACATAGTGAATGCCTTCTCTCCCGAAGCAGGAAAAAGCTCATTCAGGAGATTTGTAATAGTGGAATACCCAAGGCAGGGCACATATGCCTTTGGATTCCTTACAAAGGAATGTTTAATCAAAAAAGGCAAGGCTGAATTGGCACTGAGTGCGGTCTATATTCCGACAAATAACCTCTACTTAGGAGAGGTAGTGCTTGTCGGGAAAGAAGATATCTTTCATACGGACATACCTGTTGAGGAAGGAATAAAGATAATACTTTCAGGAGGAATTGCCACACCACCTGAGATAAAAGAGGCAGGGAGTTGAGATACTCCTGCGTCATACTTGCCGCTGGGCTTGGAAAGAGGATGAACTCCTCTTTGCCAAAGGTCATCCACAAGCTCTATGGGCTACCTCTCATTCGGTATGTAGTAGATGCAGGAAGAAAGCTTAAACCCGAAAAGATTGTCGTTGTCGCTGGCAAAAACCACAGGTTAATCAAAGACTCTATCGTCGATTGCAGAGACATCTCGTTTGTAATTCAAAGAAAGCCATTGGGCACTGCACATGCGCTTCTTTCAGGAACCTCCCTGCTTAAGGATTTTAAAGGCACAGTGGTTGTTTTAAACGGAGATATGCCGTTGATAAGACCCGAAACCATTAGAAGATTTCTCAAGCTCCATGAAAGGCATAAAAATACCCTTTCAGTAGCATCGTTCGTCGTGAAGCCACCGCATTCTTATGGAAGGATTATCCGTAGCTCCGATGGAGAGGCATTGAAGATAAGGGAGACCTCTTCTTTGACCAAAGCCCAAAAGGAGATAAACGAGGTAAACAGTGGGCTTTATGCCATTGACTCGACTGCATTTCCTTTACTTAGAAAAATCAAATTGAACAGGAAAAAGAAGGAATATTACCTCACGGACATCCTCGAGGTCGTAAGAGGAAGAGGAGGCAAGACATCTGTCTATTGCATGGTAGACGGAGATGAGTTTATAGGGATTAACACAAGGCAGGAGCTTTTAAAGGCACATGACATACTGAGAAAAAGACAGGTCATGTGCTTTATCCAAAAGGGTGTGAGCTTTATCGATGCAGAATCTGTTTTTATCCATCCATATGCCATGATAGGCAGGGAAACTCTGATATACCCAAATGTCTATATACAGGGCAAAACCCGAATAGGCAAGAAATGCATAATTTATCCAAATGTCAGGATAATAGATAGCATCATAAAAGACCATGCAATCATAAAGGATTCAACCCTCATAGAGGAATCATTTGTTGGAAGCAAGGCAGAGGTCGGGCCTTTTGCCCACATAAGGCCCGGCACCTCTATTGGTCAGTCGGCAAAAATAGGAAATTTCGTTGAGGTCAAAAAGTCCTTCGTAGGCACTGGCACAAAGGCAATGCATCTAAGCTATATCGGAGATGCAACTGTCGGAAGGGGTGTAAACATAGGAGCAGGCACAATAACCTGTAACTATGATGGAAGGAAAAAATATAAGACCATAATAGAGGATGGGGTTTTTGTGGGAAGCGACTCCCAGCTCATTGCACCTGTAAGGCTTAAGAAAGGCTCTTATGTTGGTGCAGGCTCCACCATTACCGCTGATGTGCCGACAAATGCCCTCGGTATAAGCAGGGTCAGACAGAGAAACATAAAAGGCTGGGTAAAAAGGAAAATCAAGATAAACGGGGAATGACACTCACATGTGCGGGATAATCGGCTATACAGGCAAAAGGGATGCAGTCACGGTAATATTGGATGGCTTAAGCAGGCTTGAATACAGAGGCTACGATTCAGCAGGAATAGCCTATTTCAGAGACAGTGAAATCGAGGTAAAAAGGTGCAAGGGAAAGATAAAAGACCTTAAAGGCATTTTTGGCTTAAATCTGCCATCGAGCCAAACAGCCATAGGACATACAAGATGGGCTACTCATGGAAAGCCCTCTGAGGAAAATGCCCATCCACACAGGTCAGATGGAGTGGTTCTTGTCCATAATGGCATAATAGAGAACTTTCTTTCCATTAGAAAACTGCTTGAAAAAGAAGGATTTATATTTACATCGGAGACAGACACAGAGGTCATATGTCATCTCATCAGGAAATATCACACTAAAGGGCTTCCTTTAGAGGATGCCATAAGAGAGGCGGTGAAGGTTTTAAGGGGTGCCTATGCCATTGCAGTAATGAGCAGTAAGGAGCCGGGAAAGGTTGTTGGCGTAAAAAAAGATAGCCCGCTTGTAGTTGGTATAGGGGAGGGCGAGTCCTTTGTTGCCTCTGATGTGCCTGCGTTTTTAAACTACTCGAAGGATGTGGTATTCCTTAACGACAAAGAGATGGTCGTGATGACAGATAAGGAAGTTAGGTTTATGGACATTAATGGCTCTACCTTAGCAAAAGAGGTCAAAAAAATCCTGTGGGATTCCTCGATGGCAGAAAAAGGCGGATATAAGCATTTCATGCTAAAGGAGATATATGAACAGCCAAGGGCTATTGCAGATACGATAATTGGCAGATTCAATGCAGACACAGGACAGATAAATCTCGAGGAGTTTGGCATTGACGAAAGCACGCTGAATGCCATTAACAGGGTTTGCATAGTGGCATGCGGGACCTCATGGCATGCAGGGCTTCTCGGAAAGTACATCATAGAGGCAATCTCGAGGGTTCAGGTCCAAGTGGATATAGCCTCCGAGTTCAGATATAGAAACCCTGTGATAGACGGCAGTGGGGTCCTCTTCGTTACGATTAGCCAGTCAGGGGAGACTGCTGACAGTCTTGCGGCACAGAGAGAGGCTAAAAGATTGGGTGCGAAGGTTATGAGCATTTGTAATGTCATGGGCTCTACATCCTCGAGAGATGCCGATTATGTCTTTTACACCCGCTCTGGTCCAGAGATAGGAGTTGCATCCACAAAGTCTTTTGTTACGCAGATTGTAGGCATTTATCTTTTTGCAATTGCCCTGGGCATGGCAAAAGGCACTGTGTCAGAGGAAGGCTCAAAGGAATTGCTTGCAGAGCTTCTGAGCATCCCCGATAAGGTCGAGACTATACTTTTGAAAGGCACGGAGATAGAAAAAATCGCAAAGGAGTTCTTCAAGAAAAAAGACTTTCTTTACCTTGGAAGAGGAACGCTTTATCCGATAGCCCTCGAAGGCGCACTCAAGCTGAAGGAAATATCCTACATACATGCAGAGGCATACCCTTCGGGAGAGATGAAACATGGCCCGATTGCACTGATAGACGAGGAGCTACCTGTGCTTTTCCTTGCACCAAAAGACAGGCTTTATGAAAAGGTCATTTCTAATATACACGAGGTGAAAACGAGGGGGGGGAATATAGTATCTGTTATTAGCGAAGGCGATACGGAGGTCAGAAACCTTACGGAATACTCTATAGAGGTGCCTGAGTCGAATGAATTCCTTATGGCAGTGCTTTTCACCGTCCCGCTTCAGCTTTTAGCTTATTATATAGGGGTATTGAGGGGATGCGATGTTGACCAGCCGAGAAATCTTGCAAAGTCCGTTACAGTGGAATGAGATGTGGACTTAAACGGTAGAAGTTTGGTATTATTTAAAGGAGACCCATGTCACAAAAAATTCTTGAAGGGCTAACCCCCGCTCAGAAAGATGCAATCCTTTATGGAAATGGTCCTCTGCTTGTGCTTGCAGGGGCAGGAAGCGGTAAAACAAAGGTCATTGCTCACAGGGTTGCACATCTCGTAGGCAAATCCTCGTTAAACGGCATACTGACCGTTACCTTTACGAATAAGTCGGCAGACGAGATGAGGCAGAGAATAGCCTCACTTATAAAAAAGGACATGCAAGATGCATGGATTGGAACATTTCATTCCCAGTGCAGTAAGATTCTGAGAAGGGAAATACAGCTTTTAGGCTTTAGCAGTGATTTCTCTATACTTGATGAAAGCGACCAGTCAAGCCTCATAAGGCATATACTCAAGGAGTTCAAAATCTATGAGGCACTTTATAAGGGCGTCCTTTCGAGGATTAGCTTTTTAAAGACATCCCTTATAGGACCAAAGGAGTTCCTTTCAAAGGGCGATGTATTTGGCTTTGAGGATAAACTCGCAAGGGTTTATGTCAGGTATCAGGATGAGCTTAGAAAATCCAATGCACTGGACTTCGACGACCTCATAGTCTTCACTATTAAGCTCTTTGAAGAATATCCAAAGGTACTTAAAAAGTATCAGGGCTTGTTCCATCATATCCTCGTTGATGAGTTTCAGGACACAAATCACGCCCAATACAGGCTTTTAAAGCTCCTTTCCGGAAGCCATGGTAATATATTCGCAGTTGGTGACGACGACCAGAGCATCTATGGCTTCAGAGGCGCTGAGATTGCAAATATAATGAACTTCAAAAAGGACTTTCCAAAGGCAAAGGTCATAAAGCTCGAGCAGAATTACCGCTCTACACAGCATATACTTAATTCTGCCCATAATATAATAAATAAAAATACGGTGAGACATCCCAAGAGGCTCTTTACAGATAGAAAGCAAGGAGATAAGGTATACCTGTGTAGTTTTGATACAGAACAAGAGGAATCGAGATTTATCGCAAAGACCATAAGGGAACTATACCTGAAAGGCATATATAGCTACAGGGACTTCGCAGTGCTTTACAGGGTGAACCTTCAGTCAAAAACCATTGAGGAGACGATGCGAAACGAAAGGCTTCCTTACTATATAGTTGGTAGTGTTGGCTTTTATCAGAAAAAAGAGATAAAGGACTTAATTGCATATATGAAGCTTGTATTAAACCCCCATAACAATGTGTGCTTAAGGAGGATAATAAATTGCCCTCCGAGGGGAATCGGTCAATCAACGCTCTCAAAGATAGAGCAGGTTGCAAAAAAGAAGACAATTAGCCTTTTTGATGGCATAAAAGAGCTTCTCAGGACAAACAACACTACCTCGGCAATTAAGGAAGGTTTTCAGGCATTTGTGGATCTGATTGAGACAGCATCTCTCAAGAAGTTCAAGGACGTAGGAGATATGCTCGGACATATCCATAACTTAAGTGGATATGAGGATTTCGTTGACGATGAAAGGTCTCAGAATGTCAGAGAGTTGATTGCAGGAGGAGAGGGCATAACAATAAAGGAATTCATCGACAAGGTATCCATGCTTACCAATCTCGACGATGTAAACAAAGACAACGCAGTGTCGCTCATGACCCTTCATACTGCAAAAGGACTTGAGTTTCCAGCAGTCTTTATATCAGGGCTTGAGGAAGGAATAATGCCGTATTTCAAGGCAAAAGACAATAAGGAGTTAGAAGAGGAAAGAAGACTTCTCTATGTGGGCATGACAAGGGCAAAAGATATACTTTATCTTACATGTGCTAAGAAAAGAAGGCTTTATGCAAAGATTCAGGAGCAACAGCCCTCGAGATTCCTTAAGGACATTCCTATTGGTTGCTGTCATAAGATAGAGGCAATGCCATCTACCGTAGCACGGAAAGTCTTTGGAGAAAAAGTCAAGGTATTCAAGTTTTTTACATATGTAGTTGGTAGTAGGGTCAAACACCCTACATGGGGAGTGGGTGTGGTCAGGGATTGCTCAGGCGAAGGCGATGACCAGAAGATTACGGTTAACTTTCCAAATATAGGGGTCAAGAGATTGGCTATGAAGTTTGCAAACCTGCAAAAACTATGATAGATAAAAAACAGGTTAAGCACATTGCAAGGCTCTCAAGGCTTTGGCTTTCAGACAAAGAAATAGAGACCTTTGGCTCACAGCTAAGTGGTATCCTTAAGTATATGGACAAGCTAAAAGAATTAGATACATTGGACATTGTGCCAACCTCGCATGTTATTGCTCTCAGCAATGTCATGCGTGAGGATAAAGAGGCTCCTTCTTTAAAGACAGAGGATGCATTGGAAAATGCTCCAGACAGGAAAGAGTGCCTCTATAGGGTGCCTAAAATAATAGAATAACACTATGCTTAGATGTATCCTCAGGGCTAAGATTCACGGCGCAGTCGTTACAGATGCAAACCTTCAGTACGAGGGCAGTATCACCATAGATACCGATATACTGAAAATAGCCGATATAATGCCTTATGAGCAAGTCTCTGTCAGCAACCTCAATAACGGAGAAAGGTTTGAGACATATGCCATACCTGGCAAAAAAGGTGAGATATGCCTTAATGGTCCTACTGCAAGAAAAGGTGCTAAGGGAGACATAGTAATCATATTCTCTTACTGTTATACTAATGAGACAAAGCTCAAGGGATTTAAGCCAAAGATAATAAGGCTTAATAGTAAAAACAAGGTTATTAGCTGATTTGTAGAGGCATTCCTTAGCTTCATTGGACAATAGCTTTAAGCAATCTCCTTGCATGCTCTACTATATTTTCTACTGTAAAGCCAAACTTTTCAAATAGCACCTTAGCAGGTGCAGATGCACCAAACCTGTCAATCCCGATGACTGCACCCTT contains:
- a CDS encoding formylglycine-generating enzyme family protein — translated: MHYVIFLISLLVFLPSGLYAEEKAIIGEDGAEMLFIQSGEFLMGSDDEDLKETSHLHAVYLDSFYMDKFEVTNEQFAKFLNSIKPLEDKAGQRWNWIVLRSDLDTEERNAWWPTEIIYDKKTQTYNAFPGFERYPVMSVSWYAAYAYCRWAGKRLPTEAEWEKAARGGLPQKRFPWGNEIPTGGVIFEKRWLHNAVPVPTEKIGNYHPNGYGLYDMAGNVWEWCSDWYSPNYYKKSPYRNPRGPEDGTEKVLRGGSWFNSAMLLRNAMRNTSLPDSTDDAVGFRCVMDVER
- a CDS encoding tetratricopeptide repeat protein, with translation MTHKLLALSIIALFLFSCRGMQIEKKPEELLLPEKEKLSPEVQQEKSMEVFEEILELTLEEDRQAQVPKMEIAYKRIISEYPDSVLAGESYLRLIMINLNDYAPPKIQEAEEIYQEFLRKYPNSSLRLTIEDTIARFYYKNYLWQKLFEFCTPQVREFVKSGRLNSPFFLFLFSEANFNLGDLIEAEKGFKIIRELFPSSTEAIIANDRLKEIKIKKR
- a CDS encoding YebC/PmpR family DNA-binding transcriptional regulator codes for the protein MSGHSKWAQIKHKKAHTDVKKGKVFTKIVKEIAVSARLGGGDPEGNPRLRTAMDKAREANMPYENIKRAIMKGTGELPGASYEEAIYEGYGPAGVAILIEVFTDNKNRTVAELRHLMSKGGGNIGEAGCVSWMFKKQGYILVDKKTVEEDTLMAVALDSGALDMKNDPKEESYEIITAPEDTMRVKSALEQAKVTVSLSEVTMLPKGYVQLDEKTGEQVSRLIDSLEEHDDVQNVYSNADFPDEVMLKHGD
- a CDS encoding DUF502 domain-containing protein; this encodes MALARGFFKKIFLTGLIVAIPGAITILLVIWFFNLIDSIMSPLYDKAFGYHVPGIGFVSAIALIFIVGAVATNVIGRRIIGFLERLFLKMPIFKGIYTSVKHIVNAFSPEAGKSSFRRFVIVEYPRQGTYAFGFLTKECLIKKGKAELALSAVYIPTNNLYLGEVVLVGKEDIFHTDIPVEEGIKIILSGGIATPPEIKEAGS
- the glmU gene encoding bifunctional UDP-N-acetylglucosamine diphosphorylase/glucosamine-1-phosphate N-acetyltransferase GlmU translates to MRYSCVILAAGLGKRMNSSLPKVIHKLYGLPLIRYVVDAGRKLKPEKIVVVAGKNHRLIKDSIVDCRDISFVIQRKPLGTAHALLSGTSLLKDFKGTVVVLNGDMPLIRPETIRRFLKLHERHKNTLSVASFVVKPPHSYGRIIRSSDGEALKIRETSSLTKAQKEINEVNSGLYAIDSTAFPLLRKIKLNRKKKEYYLTDILEVVRGRGGKTSVYCMVDGDEFIGINTRQELLKAHDILRKRQVMCFIQKGVSFIDAESVFIHPYAMIGRETLIYPNVYIQGKTRIGKKCIIYPNVRIIDSIIKDHAIIKDSTLIEESFVGSKAEVGPFAHIRPGTSIGQSAKIGNFVEVKKSFVGTGTKAMHLSYIGDATVGRGVNIGAGTITCNYDGRKKYKTIIEDGVFVGSDSQLIAPVRLKKGSYVGAGSTITADVPTNALGISRVRQRNIKGWVKRKIKINGE
- the glmS gene encoding glutamine--fructose-6-phosphate transaminase (isomerizing), with amino-acid sequence MCGIIGYTGKRDAVTVILDGLSRLEYRGYDSAGIAYFRDSEIEVKRCKGKIKDLKGIFGLNLPSSQTAIGHTRWATHGKPSEENAHPHRSDGVVLVHNGIIENFLSIRKLLEKEGFIFTSETDTEVICHLIRKYHTKGLPLEDAIREAVKVLRGAYAIAVMSSKEPGKVVGVKKDSPLVVGIGEGESFVASDVPAFLNYSKDVVFLNDKEMVVMTDKEVRFMDINGSTLAKEVKKILWDSSMAEKGGYKHFMLKEIYEQPRAIADTIIGRFNADTGQINLEEFGIDESTLNAINRVCIVACGTSWHAGLLGKYIIEAISRVQVQVDIASEFRYRNPVIDGSGVLFVTISQSGETADSLAAQREAKRLGAKVMSICNVMGSTSSRDADYVFYTRSGPEIGVASTKSFVTQIVGIYLFAIALGMAKGTVSEEGSKELLAELLSIPDKVETILLKGTEIEKIAKEFFKKKDFLYLGRGTLYPIALEGALKLKEISYIHAEAYPSGEMKHGPIALIDEELPVLFLAPKDRLYEKVISNIHEVKTRGGNIVSVISEGDTEVRNLTEYSIEVPESNEFLMAVLFTVPLQLLAYYIGVLRGCDVDQPRNLAKSVTVE
- a CDS encoding DUF3553 domain-containing protein — protein: MSQKILEGLTPAQKDAILYGNGPLLVLAGAGSGKTKVIAHRVAHLVGKSSLNGILTVTFTNKSADEMRQRIASLIKKDMQDAWIGTFHSQCSKILRREIQLLGFSSDFSILDESDQSSLIRHILKEFKIYEALYKGVLSRISFLKTSLIGPKEFLSKGDVFGFEDKLARVYVRYQDELRKSNALDFDDLIVFTIKLFEEYPKVLKKYQGLFHHILVDEFQDTNHAQYRLLKLLSGSHGNIFAVGDDDQSIYGFRGAEIANIMNFKKDFPKAKVIKLEQNYRSTQHILNSAHNIINKNTVRHPKRLFTDRKQGDKVYLCSFDTEQEESRFIAKTIRELYLKGIYSYRDFAVLYRVNLQSKTIEETMRNERLPYYIVGSVGFYQKKEIKDLIAYMKLVLNPHNNVCLRRIINCPPRGIGQSTLSKIEQVAKKKTISLFDGIKELLRTNNTTSAIKEGFQAFVDLIETASLKKFKDVGDMLGHIHNLSGYEDFVDDERSQNVRELIAGGEGITIKEFIDKVSMLTNLDDVNKDNAVSLMTLHTAKGLEFPAVFISGLEEGIMPYFKAKDNKELEEERRLLYVGMTRAKDILYLTCAKKRRLYAKIQEQQPSRFLKDIPIGCCHKIEAMPSTVARKVFGEKVKVFKFFTYVVGSRVKHPTWGVGVVRDCSGEGDDQKITVNFPNIGVKRLAMKFANLQKL
- the gatC gene encoding Asp-tRNA(Asn)/Glu-tRNA(Gln) amidotransferase subunit GatC gives rise to the protein MIDKKQVKHIARLSRLWLSDKEIETFGSQLSGILKYMDKLKELDTLDIVPTSHVIALSNVMREDKEAPSLKTEDALENAPDRKECLYRVPKIIE
- a CDS encoding aspartate 1-decarboxylase, with the protein product MLRCILRAKIHGAVVTDANLQYEGSITIDTDILKIADIMPYEQVSVSNLNNGERFETYAIPGKKGEICLNGPTARKGAKGDIVIIFSYCYTNETKLKGFKPKIIRLNSKNKVIS